A region of Kribbella sp. NBC_01245 DNA encodes the following proteins:
- a CDS encoding MFS transporter, with protein sequence MPARRPRLVVAALSACGVVVAIMQTIVVPLLPQLPALTNSSPANVSWLVTVTLLTGAVVTPLLGRAGDMYGKRRVLLLAIGSMVAGSLLCAVSRDLTVLLTGRALQGAAVSVIPLGISILRDELPAEKVLPAIALMSATLGMGAAFGIPLATLVVEYADWHTMFWASASVGLAVMLAVILVVPESPLRTRGRFDVLGALGLSAILICLLLAVSKGSVWGWSSPITLGLFALGAFLVPVWGYHQLRTAKPMVDLRVSARPAVLFTNLAAVMVGFAFYANSLATAQLVQEPTWTGYGLGASIVVSGLCLLPGGVAMVLLSPVSARLSAARGPRFTLVLASALMTLGYVVRVFTSTSLTAIVLGATVVSAGTAVAYSALPALIMHAVPVSETAAANGLNTLMRTIGQAVCSAVVVTVLTSLVATHVGGGVAPRLGAYQVIFMIAGGCALVATLLTLLIPARRPVIEDVQLAEPQRTAA encoded by the coding sequence ATGCCTGCTCGTCGCCCACGGCTGGTTGTCGCCGCGTTGTCCGCCTGTGGCGTGGTCGTCGCGATCATGCAAACGATCGTGGTGCCGTTGCTGCCGCAATTGCCCGCGCTGACCAACAGTTCGCCGGCGAACGTGAGTTGGCTCGTCACGGTCACCCTGCTCACCGGTGCGGTCGTGACGCCGTTGCTCGGCCGTGCCGGCGATATGTACGGCAAGCGCCGCGTCCTGCTGCTCGCGATCGGCTCGATGGTCGCCGGATCGTTGCTGTGCGCCGTCAGTAGGGACCTGACCGTTCTCCTGACCGGCCGCGCGTTGCAGGGTGCTGCCGTCTCGGTGATTCCGCTCGGCATCAGCATCCTCCGCGACGAGTTGCCCGCGGAGAAGGTCTTGCCCGCGATCGCGCTGATGAGTGCGACCCTCGGGATGGGCGCGGCCTTCGGGATTCCGCTTGCCACCTTGGTCGTCGAGTACGCGGATTGGCACACGATGTTCTGGGCCAGCGCGAGCGTCGGTCTGGCCGTCATGCTGGCCGTGATCCTGGTCGTGCCGGAATCCCCCCTGCGGACGCGCGGCCGCTTCGACGTACTCGGTGCTCTCGGCCTGAGCGCTATCCTGATCTGCCTGCTGCTCGCCGTGTCGAAGGGCAGCGTCTGGGGTTGGTCGTCACCGATCACGCTCGGCCTGTTCGCCCTCGGCGCTTTCCTCGTGCCGGTGTGGGGCTACCACCAACTCCGTACAGCCAAGCCGATGGTCGACCTGCGAGTATCGGCACGGCCGGCGGTTTTGTTCACGAACCTCGCGGCCGTGATGGTCGGCTTCGCGTTCTACGCCAACTCGCTGGCCACCGCGCAACTCGTGCAAGAGCCGACGTGGACCGGGTACGGCCTTGGCGCGTCGATCGTCGTGAGCGGATTGTGCCTGCTGCCGGGTGGTGTCGCGATGGTGCTGCTGTCGCCGGTATCGGCCCGGCTGTCGGCGGCGCGCGGGCCGCGGTTCACGCTCGTACTGGCGTCCGCCCTGATGACTTTGGGGTACGTCGTGAGGGTCTTCACGAGTACGAGTCTGACCGCGATCGTGCTCGGTGCGACGGTGGTCTCGGCTGGTACGGCGGTGGCGTACTCGGCATTACCCGCGCTGATCATGCATGCTGTGCCGGTGAGCGAGACAGCGGCGGCGAACGGATTGAACACCCTGATGCGTACGATCGGCCAAGCCGTATGCAGCGCAGTCGTCGTGACGGTGCTGACGAGTTTGGTCGCGACCCATGTGGGTGGTGGGGTGGCGCCACGTTTGGGGGCGTACCAGGTGATCTTCATGATCGCGGGCGGTTGCGCGCTGGTGGCGACCTTGCTGACGCTGCTCATCCCGGCCCGGCGTCCGGTGATCGAAGACGTCCAGCTGGCCGAGCCGCAGAGGACCGCCGCGTGA
- a CDS encoding TetR/AcrR family transcriptional regulator, whose amino-acid sequence MTVVDTGRGAILLAARRAFALQPYAAVTLRGIAADAGVSASLIVKHFGSKELLFDAVADFSPAAAELLDAPNDELGRHAVLALVRSRREHKQDLLLRVVFAAGSGDERALLRERFRDQVVKQVAARLKGRGKDLRAELFAAHLLGLGAAMAINKEGPAATATPEKLADLYAPALQSLVDQ is encoded by the coding sequence GTGACAGTGGTCGATACGGGCAGGGGTGCGATTCTGCTCGCGGCGCGGCGGGCGTTCGCTCTTCAGCCGTACGCCGCGGTGACGTTGCGCGGGATCGCTGCCGATGCCGGGGTCAGCGCGTCGTTGATCGTGAAGCACTTCGGCAGCAAGGAGTTGCTGTTCGACGCGGTCGCGGACTTCAGCCCGGCCGCCGCCGAACTGCTGGACGCGCCCAATGACGAGCTCGGGCGGCATGCCGTACTGGCGCTGGTCCGGTCTCGCCGCGAGCACAAGCAGGACCTGCTGCTCCGAGTGGTCTTCGCGGCCGGTAGTGGGGATGAGCGGGCGCTGTTGCGCGAACGCTTCCGCGACCAAGTGGTCAAACAGGTCGCCGCGCGTCTGAAGGGCCGAGGCAAAGACCTCCGCGCCGAACTCTTCGCCGCCCACCTCCTCGGCCTCGGCGCCGCCATGGCCATCAACAAAGAAGGCCCGGCCGCCACCGCCACCCCCGAAAAACTAGCCGACCTCTACGCCCCCGCCCTCCAATCCCTCGTCGACCAATAG
- a CDS encoding sugar phosphate isomerase/epimerase family protein translates to MSEFIWSVFTKPWASLPGDELGKLVAGLGFTGAEVPVRDNAFVTPANALSLLPGFVAQLREHGVTTISIASDLAEETFAACQAAGVPLIRIMAELGADGYTSSVRRMRARLESVVALAREYDVQVGVQPHHGRFVSSSLGVLALLEGLPTDHFKVVWDAAHDALAGDDPTVTLPLVADRLAIVNLKNVVYRPTTGGAWTPYYVEAPDGLANWSTALTTLTALNYTGPICLTAQYSDPTLPLEPRLQRDLTHAQTLA, encoded by the coding sequence ATGTCTGAGTTCATCTGGTCTGTTTTCACCAAGCCCTGGGCGTCGCTTCCCGGTGACGAACTCGGAAAACTCGTTGCTGGCTTGGGTTTTACCGGTGCGGAGGTGCCCGTACGCGATAACGCCTTTGTCACTCCGGCTAACGCGTTGTCTTTGCTGCCGGGCTTTGTGGCGCAATTGCGGGAGCACGGCGTAACGACCATCAGCATCGCGAGTGATCTGGCGGAAGAGACGTTCGCGGCGTGCCAGGCGGCGGGCGTACCGCTGATCCGGATCATGGCCGAGCTCGGGGCGGACGGCTATACGTCGTCCGTACGACGGATGCGCGCGCGGCTGGAGTCCGTCGTGGCGCTCGCCCGGGAGTACGACGTACAGGTGGGAGTGCAACCACACCACGGCCGCTTCGTCTCATCCTCGCTCGGCGTACTCGCCCTCCTCGAAGGCCTACCAACCGACCACTTCAAGGTCGTCTGGGATGCCGCCCACGACGCCCTCGCCGGCGACGACCCCACCGTCACCCTGCCGCTAGTCGCGGACCGCCTCGCAATCGTCAACCTCAAGAACGTCGTCTACCGCCCCACCACAGGCGGCGCCTGGACCCCGTACTACGTCGAAGCCCCCGACGGCCTCGCCAACTGGTCCACGGCTCTAACCACCCTCACCGCATTGAACTACACCGGCCCCATCTGCCTAACCGCCCAATACTCCGACCCCACCCTCCCCCTCGAACCCCGCCTACAACGCGACCTAACCCACGCCCAAACGCTCGCCTAA
- a CDS encoding mandelate racemase/muconate lactonizing enzyme family protein → MSRIRSLEVFAVAVPFAKGFVLGSGAVGTPDQAGLVVFVRLVTEDGIVGWGEQRALPSWSYETAETIAVVIKRQLEPIVLELTPFDVELFHNRANQRLSPSVSNGFPFARAAVDLAMHDAAGKLAGVPVHQLLGGRLRDEIPLCSAIGVDQPSVVRERVLQSSDYHAYKVKISGHPSSDAAAVRAASEVAEGKQIWLDANQSYRPSALRQLLESVRDVPGIHNVEQPVPSTDTLGMRRVRAMTSLPIAIDEGSFTASDLARAIQLEAADLVVVKICKAGGIRQALKTAHVAMANGMEILASGLTDCGIGFAAALHLFSQLELALPAELNGPELLADLYVEGLSITKAVAAVPTAPGLGVVVDEERIRAEAKELVYV, encoded by the coding sequence ATGTCGCGAATCAGGTCGCTGGAGGTTTTCGCCGTCGCGGTGCCGTTCGCGAAAGGTTTCGTGCTCGGCAGCGGCGCTGTTGGTACGCCGGATCAGGCCGGGTTGGTCGTCTTCGTCCGGCTGGTTACCGAGGACGGGATCGTCGGGTGGGGTGAGCAGCGGGCCTTGCCGAGTTGGAGTTACGAGACGGCCGAGACGATCGCGGTGGTGATCAAGCGACAGCTGGAACCTATCGTGCTGGAGCTCACGCCGTTCGACGTCGAGCTGTTCCACAACCGGGCCAACCAGCGGCTCAGTCCGTCGGTGTCGAACGGGTTCCCCTTCGCGCGTGCGGCGGTGGATCTGGCGATGCACGACGCGGCGGGCAAACTCGCGGGCGTTCCGGTACATCAGTTGCTGGGCGGCCGATTGCGCGACGAGATCCCGCTCTGTTCCGCGATCGGCGTCGACCAGCCGTCGGTGGTTCGGGAGCGGGTGTTGCAGTCGTCGGATTACCACGCCTACAAGGTGAAGATCTCCGGCCATCCGTCGTCTGATGCGGCTGCGGTTCGGGCTGCTTCTGAAGTTGCTGAGGGCAAGCAGATTTGGCTGGATGCCAACCAGTCTTATCGGCCGTCGGCGTTGCGGCAGCTACTGGAGTCGGTGCGGGATGTGCCGGGGATTCACAACGTCGAGCAGCCTGTACCGAGTACAGACACGTTGGGGATGCGGCGGGTGCGCGCGATGACGAGTCTGCCGATCGCGATCGACGAAGGGAGCTTTACCGCGAGCGATCTTGCGCGGGCGATTCAGCTTGAGGCGGCCGATCTGGTTGTCGTGAAGATCTGCAAGGCGGGCGGAATTCGTCAAGCCCTGAAGACCGCACACGTTGCCATGGCCAATGGGATGGAGATTCTGGCCAGCGGATTGACCGATTGCGGGATTGGGTTTGCGGCGGCTCTGCATTTGTTCAGCCAACTGGAACTCGCGTTACCGGCCGAGCTGAATGGGCCGGAACTCCTGGCCGACTTGTACGTCGAGGGCTTGTCGATCACCAAGGCTGTCGCGGCTGTGCCCACGGCTCCCGGTCTTGGCGTTGTCGTTGACGAGGAGCGGATCCGCGCTGAGGCGAAGGAACTGGTTTATGTCTGA
- a CDS encoding hydroxyacid dehydrogenase — protein sequence MSRLVVAMSPERVEDVCSAETRQLLEDRFEVTWAGNDVSGLAGAEVVLTSWGTPHLPASIWADGNGPRVVAHAAGSVKRLVDPVIFDQGVAVFSAGTRIAWSVGEYCLASMLTLARRLPQFDQALRDGAWKPGHLRGIELAGQSVGILGASSTARALITLLKPFGCDVVVYDPYLDDEQARALGVRTAELDEVLQCAFVSLHVPDVPETRGLVSRKHLDAMRDGTIVINSSRGPAIDQQALLEYVVAGRLFAALDVFDPEPPTLVDDVRAAGQLLVTPHIAGDTVEGHRALAGFVLADVLKWLDDGTRGTSYVDPANWSIAA from the coding sequence TTGTCCAGACTGGTCGTCGCCATGAGCCCCGAACGCGTTGAGGATGTCTGCAGCGCCGAAACCCGCCAACTGCTCGAGGACCGGTTCGAGGTGACATGGGCTGGGAATGACGTGAGCGGACTGGCAGGCGCCGAGGTGGTGCTGACCAGTTGGGGTACGCCGCACCTGCCCGCCTCGATCTGGGCCGACGGCAACGGTCCGCGCGTAGTCGCCCACGCTGCCGGCTCGGTCAAACGCCTCGTCGACCCGGTCATCTTCGACCAGGGCGTGGCCGTTTTCTCCGCGGGCACCCGGATCGCGTGGTCCGTCGGCGAGTACTGCCTGGCCTCGATGCTCACGCTCGCGCGCCGCCTGCCCCAGTTCGACCAGGCTCTCCGCGATGGCGCCTGGAAACCGGGTCACCTGCGGGGGATCGAGTTGGCCGGGCAATCGGTCGGCATTCTCGGCGCCAGTTCGACGGCTCGGGCGCTGATCACGTTGCTCAAACCGTTCGGCTGCGACGTGGTGGTGTACGACCCGTACCTCGATGACGAGCAGGCGCGCGCCCTCGGCGTACGCACGGCCGAGCTGGACGAAGTACTGCAATGCGCCTTCGTCTCGTTGCACGTGCCGGATGTGCCCGAAACTCGCGGTCTCGTGAGCCGAAAACACCTAGACGCCATGCGAGACGGCACCATCGTGATCAACTCGTCGCGAGGTCCGGCGATCGACCAGCAGGCCTTGCTCGAATACGTCGTCGCGGGCCGCCTCTTCGCCGCCCTCGACGTCTTCGACCCCGAACCGCCAACACTCGTGGACGACGTACGCGCCGCTGGTCAGCTGCTGGTCACGCCGCATATCGCCGGCGACACCGTGGAAGGCCATCGCGCTCTGGCCGGGTTCGTGCTGGCCGACGTACTCAAGTGGCTGGACGACGGCACGCGCGGCACGTCGTACGTCGATCCCGCCAACTGGTCGATCGCGGCCTGA
- a CDS encoding LysR family transcriptional regulator: MDLSLNQLRGFVAVAEESHFGRAAERLNVTQPPLTRQIQAVEKAVGVSLFDRTGRGVRLTAAGEVFLSHCRRVLALLEVAPEASRRAAEGQTGTLRLAFTAVGAYAVLAEFLTEVNTRLPGVSIALAELVSEDQFEALGNLRVDIGLVRPPIPPGFESVLVHSEDLVLAVPVDHELEGTVALAEVTEDYIGYSPEGSRYLHDICAAMIGMDRYVVSQLASQVPTMLALVRAGFGCSLVPRSIMAMGVEGVRYCELAASDAHSVTLHACWSPDNPNPALQRLAETLKK, translated from the coding sequence ATGGATCTCTCCCTGAACCAGCTCCGGGGGTTTGTCGCCGTCGCCGAGGAGTCCCACTTCGGCCGGGCCGCCGAACGCCTGAACGTGACGCAGCCGCCGTTGACCCGCCAGATCCAGGCCGTCGAGAAGGCGGTCGGCGTCAGTCTCTTCGACCGGACCGGCCGAGGTGTGCGATTGACGGCCGCAGGCGAGGTCTTTCTGTCGCACTGCCGCCGGGTGCTGGCCCTGCTGGAGGTGGCGCCCGAGGCCAGTCGCCGCGCGGCCGAAGGTCAGACCGGCACGTTGCGGTTGGCGTTCACCGCGGTCGGCGCGTACGCCGTACTCGCGGAGTTCCTGACCGAGGTCAACACGCGGCTGCCGGGGGTGAGCATCGCGTTGGCGGAGCTGGTGAGCGAGGACCAGTTCGAGGCGCTCGGCAATTTGCGCGTCGACATCGGGTTGGTCCGGCCGCCGATTCCGCCCGGTTTCGAGTCGGTGCTGGTGCATTCGGAGGACCTTGTGCTCGCCGTGCCGGTTGATCATGAGCTCGAGGGGACGGTGGCGCTGGCTGAGGTGACCGAGGACTACATCGGGTACAGCCCGGAGGGGTCGCGCTATCTGCATGACATCTGCGCGGCGATGATCGGCATGGACCGGTACGTCGTGAGTCAGCTCGCGTCCCAGGTGCCGACGATGCTCGCGCTGGTCCGGGCCGGGTTCGGCTGCTCGCTGGTGCCGAGGTCGATCATGGCGATGGGCGTCGAAGGCGTCCGCTATTGCGAACTCGCCGCCTCCGACGCCCATTCCGTCACGCTGCACGCCTGTTGGAGTCCCGACAACCCCAACCCGGCGCTGCAGCGATTGGCTGAAACCCTCAAGAAATAA
- a CDS encoding alanine--tRNA ligase-related protein, with amino-acid sequence MESTKVLRTFEDFFSDRGHHRITGSTLLPEPGDPVLFTTSGMHPLTPYLDGTRRHPHRRLSNRQRCLRTTDLDEVGDTSHLTVFEMLGSWSLGDYTHEQSLRWGYDLLTNGFGLNRLHVTVFGGNHEVGPDLESERVWSELGLPVERLVDDNWWSNGPTGPCGPDSEIFVWTGNTEPEGTPSTDPRWVEVWNHVHMRFHRYDDGVLRPFTPSNVDTGMGFERLLMFLQGVDSVYETDQFGPWSQHVRRLWRPDETSFRILSDHLRSSIVVIGDGVRPSNTGRGYVLRRLVRRSLTTLRRLDPTHGLEELPIDLIQHTIDHFGQPDDPGRIRELLLDEERRFRQLLDRGRDRVLRLHERGPLTESDFTFLRETHGLPREVVESVLTESQ; translated from the coding sequence ATGGAATCCACCAAAGTCCTGCGCACGTTCGAAGACTTCTTCAGCGATCGCGGACATCACCGCATCACCGGCAGCACCCTGCTGCCCGAGCCCGGCGACCCGGTCCTGTTCACGACCTCGGGCATGCACCCCCTCACGCCATACCTCGACGGCACGCGACGGCATCCACACCGACGGCTGTCGAACCGCCAGCGATGTCTGCGTACGACAGACCTGGACGAGGTCGGGGACACCTCGCACCTGACCGTGTTCGAGATGCTCGGGTCATGGTCACTCGGCGACTACACCCACGAGCAGAGCCTGCGCTGGGGGTACGACCTACTCACCAACGGCTTCGGCCTAAACCGCTTACACGTAACGGTTTTCGGCGGCAACCACGAAGTCGGACCCGATCTCGAATCCGAACGCGTCTGGTCCGAACTCGGCCTACCGGTCGAGCGCCTCGTCGACGACAACTGGTGGTCGAACGGCCCGACCGGTCCGTGCGGCCCGGACAGCGAGATCTTTGTCTGGACCGGCAATACCGAACCCGAGGGCACCCCCAGCACAGACCCGCGCTGGGTCGAGGTGTGGAACCACGTCCACATGCGTTTCCACCGGTACGACGATGGCGTGCTGCGGCCGTTCACGCCGTCCAACGTGGATACAGGGATGGGGTTCGAGCGATTGCTGATGTTCTTGCAGGGCGTCGATTCGGTGTACGAGACGGACCAGTTCGGGCCTTGGTCGCAGCACGTACGACGTCTCTGGCGGCCCGACGAGACGTCATTCCGGATCCTGTCGGACCATCTCCGCTCGTCGATCGTCGTGATCGGGGATGGCGTACGCCCGTCCAACACCGGGCGGGGTTACGTCCTGCGCCGGTTGGTCCGCCGCTCGCTGACGACGTTGCGCCGGCTCGATCCGACGCACGGCCTGGAGGAGCTGCCGATCGACCTGATCCAGCACACGATCGACCACTTCGGTCAGCCCGACGACCCCGGTCGCATCCGCGAACTCCTGCTCGACGAGGAACGGCGTTTCCGCCAGCTGCTCGACCGCGGCCGCGACCGCGTTCTCCGCCTGCACGAGCGCGGGCCGTTGACCGAGTCCGACTTCACCTTCCTTCGCGAGACCCACGGCCTACCCCGGGAGGTGGTCGAATCAGTGCTCACCGAAAGCCAGTAG
- a CDS encoding GNAT family N-acetyltransferase: protein MELRAAVSGDAGVVAGIWYAGWRDGHWGHIPEALVAVRTRESFDLRAAERVGDTTVCTVDGRVVGFVMVVGDEVEQVYLASDQRGSGLAAELLAEAERQVRANGHSRAWLAVVEGNARARRFYERQGWVSEGPFDYQASSADGPIAVPCLRYAKPV from the coding sequence ATGGAGTTGCGTGCGGCGGTGAGTGGGGATGCGGGAGTGGTGGCGGGGATTTGGTATGCGGGGTGGCGGGATGGGCATTGGGGGCATATTCCGGAGGCGTTGGTGGCGGTGCGGACGCGGGAGTCGTTTGACTTGCGGGCGGCTGAGCGGGTTGGGGATACCACCGTTTGTACGGTCGACGGGCGCGTCGTTGGGTTCGTGATGGTGGTGGGGGATGAGGTCGAGCAGGTCTATCTGGCTAGCGATCAACGCGGTTCGGGGTTGGCGGCGGAGTTGCTGGCCGAGGCGGAGCGGCAGGTCAGGGCGAATGGGCATAGCCGTGCCTGGCTTGCGGTGGTCGAGGGCAATGCCCGGGCGCGCCGGTTCTACGAGCGCCAGGGCTGGGTGAGCGAGGGCCCGTTCGACTACCAGGCGTCGTCCGCGGACGGCCCGATCGCCGTACCTTGTCTCCGCTACGCCAAGCCAGTCTGA
- a CDS encoding ATP-binding protein, giving the protein MTDEVGRLLRTARIRAGLTQEEVAERSGVSVRAISDIERGRVRAPQPRTVDALADAARFTPDERQLLTEIAKSARSRTEEVAPWVAAAQCEPPAGLSDFVGRAEELATLTNLATTGTTRPVAVLSGPPGVGKSSLAVRAGRSLAAGFPGGCLYVDLAEPGEGAALRRLLGALGVASAEVPADPIDQARLYRAMLTRRPALVLIDNAMDEAQVRPLLATGAGAFTIVTSRRVLAGLEGAVWIPLGPFSTAEATDLLAAIVGDERLAAEAETAEQIAELCGHLPLALRIAGNRLASRPLWSLGHFATQLGEARLAGLEAGDLRVVAAFTMSYRQLSESAALVFRRLALLTGEYLSAEIAAVLADLRLASARRAVEELADFSLIEPVGSDGGYRIHNLLALFATECLAAEETVEAVETAERRMTGWFLRSATAAGHCFLPEVLQPGPAVPPGPGMAFDCRHSALGWLHRHRADWLAALRWAAADDRWSAEVLALTDALHWYSDLGVLPEVWPEVFQLGVDVARRVGDRGAEAVQLNLLGWAVGVLLEQRQEGLRLHRQALAAAREAGDPVEEGWALFYLATLERVTGDTEAATELANLAVERFGAAPEPLGQHIAWSLVASLDQARGDSAAALAVHRRVVAYFRRSEHSPTDGTGAVLLGHRLLAYGATLARSREWADAISAYSEAIELFRAAGMRSGEARACYGLGSSSAGLGNLADAREELERAVELLRDTGAGIRRVEAQAELADVLDRLGETEAAARVRAEALEFCREWDRPELTAVAATLQDALAH; this is encoded by the coding sequence GTGACTGACGAGGTCGGGCGGTTGTTGCGGACCGCACGGATCCGGGCCGGCCTGACCCAGGAAGAGGTCGCCGAGCGCTCCGGGGTGAGCGTGCGGGCGATCAGCGATATCGAGCGCGGCCGGGTGCGCGCGCCCCAGCCGCGTACGGTCGACGCCCTCGCCGACGCGGCCCGATTCACGCCGGACGAGCGCCAATTACTGACCGAGATCGCGAAGTCGGCCCGTTCCCGGACCGAGGAAGTCGCGCCCTGGGTCGCCGCCGCCCAATGCGAACCGCCGGCCGGCCTGAGCGATTTCGTCGGCCGCGCCGAAGAGCTCGCCACGTTGACCAACCTCGCCACCACCGGAACGACCCGGCCGGTCGCCGTACTGAGCGGGCCGCCAGGCGTCGGGAAGTCGAGTCTGGCGGTACGCGCGGGCCGTTCGCTCGCGGCCGGTTTCCCCGGCGGCTGCCTGTACGTCGACCTGGCCGAACCGGGCGAAGGCGCTGCGCTCCGCCGCCTACTCGGCGCCCTCGGTGTGGCCTCGGCCGAGGTCCCAGCGGATCCGATCGACCAGGCCCGCCTCTATCGGGCGATGCTCACGCGCCGACCCGCCTTGGTCCTGATCGACAACGCGATGGACGAGGCGCAGGTCCGGCCGCTGCTCGCCACCGGCGCAGGCGCGTTCACGATCGTGACCAGCAGGCGAGTACTGGCCGGGCTCGAGGGCGCGGTCTGGATTCCGCTCGGCCCGTTCTCCACGGCGGAAGCAACCGACCTGCTCGCGGCGATCGTGGGCGACGAGCGGCTGGCGGCGGAGGCCGAAACCGCCGAGCAGATCGCGGAGCTGTGCGGACATCTCCCGCTCGCTCTGCGTATCGCCGGCAACCGGCTCGCCAGTCGGCCGTTGTGGTCGCTCGGGCATTTCGCGACCCAGTTGGGCGAGGCGCGGTTGGCCGGGCTGGAGGCGGGGGATCTGCGGGTCGTCGCTGCGTTCACCATGTCGTACCGGCAGCTGTCCGAGTCGGCCGCGCTCGTTTTCCGGCGACTCGCCTTGCTGACCGGGGAGTACCTGTCGGCCGAGATCGCCGCCGTACTGGCCGATCTGCGACTTGCGTCAGCCCGCCGAGCCGTCGAGGAGCTCGCCGACTTCAGCCTGATCGAGCCGGTCGGCTCCGATGGCGGCTACCGCATTCACAACCTGCTGGCGTTGTTCGCCACGGAATGCCTGGCCGCCGAAGAGACCGTCGAGGCGGTCGAAACGGCCGAGCGGAGGATGACCGGCTGGTTCCTGCGTTCGGCCACCGCGGCCGGGCATTGCTTCCTGCCCGAGGTGCTGCAACCTGGGCCGGCCGTGCCGCCAGGGCCCGGAATGGCCTTTGATTGCAGGCATTCGGCGCTCGGTTGGTTGCATCGCCATCGCGCCGATTGGCTCGCGGCCCTGCGCTGGGCGGCCGCGGACGATCGCTGGTCGGCGGAGGTGCTGGCGCTGACCGATGCCCTCCACTGGTACTCCGACCTGGGCGTGTTGCCGGAGGTCTGGCCCGAGGTCTTTCAGCTGGGCGTTGATGTCGCACGGCGGGTGGGCGACCGTGGCGCCGAGGCGGTCCAGCTCAACCTGCTCGGCTGGGCGGTCGGCGTACTGCTGGAGCAGCGGCAAGAGGGGTTGCGCCTGCATCGGCAGGCCCTTGCCGCCGCCCGCGAGGCCGGTGATCCGGTCGAAGAGGGCTGGGCGTTGTTCTACCTGGCGACGCTCGAGCGCGTCACCGGCGATACCGAAGCCGCGACCGAGCTCGCGAATCTCGCCGTCGAGCGGTTCGGCGCGGCGCCCGAGCCGCTCGGCCAGCACATCGCCTGGTCGCTGGTGGCCTCGCTGGACCAGGCCCGCGGCGATTCCGCTGCCGCGCTCGCCGTACATCGTCGTGTCGTCGCGTACTTCCGCCGCTCCGAGCATTCGCCGACCGACGGCACGGGCGCGGTCTTGCTCGGGCATCGCCTGCTCGCGTACGGCGCCACGCTCGCGCGGTCGCGGGAATGGGCCGACGCGATCTCGGCGTACTCCGAAGCGATCGAGCTGTTCCGGGCCGCGGGGATGCGCAGCGGAGAGGCCCGTGCCTGTTACGGGCTGGGGAGTTCGTCTGCCGGGCTCGGGAATCTGGCCGACGCCCGGGAGGAGCTGGAACGGGCGGTCGAGTTGCTGCGCGATACCGGTGCCGGTATCAGGCGAGTGGAGGCACAGGCCGAGCTGGCCGACGTACTCGATCGGCTGGGGGAAACCGAGGCGGCGGCGCGGGTCCGGGCCGAGGCGCTGGAGTTCTGCCGGGAGTGGGATCGCCCCGAGCTGACTGCGGTGGCAGCGACTCTCCAAGACGCCCTGGCGCACTAG